A region of Reichenbachiella carrageenanivorans DNA encodes the following proteins:
- a CDS encoding CobW family GTP-binding protein, with translation MKTKPVHIITSFLGAGKTTFLNHFIKERLPERIFVIENECGATNVDGALIMDGTEEIVELTSGCLCCSLADGLLDILQDVYNRRDEYDRLVIETTGIADPSSIVQVFLENPAVEKAFSFQQVICLVDAGLVVEWLDEAEEALRQIAIADVLLVNKIDQIAEGKLHQVLATLNGINPQAKSYTGYDGIFPIEDILQMGTINPEAIEAVTNTQGHHHFQHGETNNHKISTFTLDFSHPLDLNELQLDLNRIIHLYRHQVYRVKGVIAIPHYPNRVILQSVRSTFVATDGTPWEDENNREGRLVFIGRGLKKEAFEKMFNQHLVFPSIS, from the coding sequence ATGAAAACAAAACCTGTACATATCATTACTAGTTTTCTGGGTGCTGGAAAAACTACCTTTCTAAATCATTTCATCAAAGAGCGCTTGCCCGAACGAATCTTTGTTATTGAAAATGAATGCGGAGCTACCAATGTAGATGGTGCCCTGATCATGGATGGTACAGAAGAAATCGTGGAACTCACATCTGGGTGTCTCTGCTGTTCTCTGGCTGATGGACTACTAGACATACTTCAGGATGTCTATAACCGAAGGGACGAATACGATCGTTTGGTCATCGAAACGACCGGTATTGCAGACCCAAGTTCTATCGTGCAGGTTTTCTTAGAAAATCCAGCTGTGGAAAAAGCCTTTTCGTTCCAGCAAGTGATCTGCTTGGTGGATGCTGGACTGGTGGTGGAGTGGTTAGATGAAGCTGAAGAGGCATTGCGCCAAATAGCCATAGCAGATGTGCTACTGGTCAACAAGATTGACCAAATTGCAGAAGGCAAACTTCATCAAGTACTAGCAACACTCAACGGAATAAACCCACAAGCCAAGTCATATACTGGTTATGATGGCATTTTCCCCATAGAAGACATTCTTCAAATGGGTACAATAAACCCAGAAGCGATAGAAGCGGTTACAAACACTCAAGGACACCATCATTTTCAACATGGTGAAACCAACAATCACAAGATCTCAACTTTTACACTCGACTTTTCTCACCCGTTGGATCTTAATGAGCTACAGCTGGATCTCAACCGGATCATACATCTGTATCGTCACCAGGTCTATCGTGTCAAAGGGGTCATTGCTATCCCGCATTACCCCAATCGAGTGATCCTACAATCAGTCAGAAGTACGTTTGTTGCAACAGACGGCACTCCATGGGAAGATGAAAATAACCGCGAAGGAAGACTTGTTTTCATAGGTAGAGGACTTAAGAAAGAAGCTTTCGAGAAGATGTTTAATCAGCATTTAGTATTTCCTTCTATCTCCTGA